In Macadamia integrifolia cultivar HAES 741 chromosome 5, SCU_Mint_v3, whole genome shotgun sequence, a single window of DNA contains:
- the LOC122079723 gene encoding ankyrin repeat domain-containing protein, chloroplastic-like isoform X3 — protein sequence MGAFTLPKSQTPQFFPLIPNSTFHLSVPNHLSCTSLAVSRKLSLHSLSVSASLSSFSPSTQQAQEEDDELVIGDCVVFEEGIFEDPYLQDNFNRNKPSKKKSKTVMEESLVPDKWKELQAEINLTKKEKRSIAQELEYGRNVQKKKPVVHFKDTVAFLTYREAKLSQLNPVVLDNPAYPLKEQVDENEDKDVSEMGSSSSGRVQPRNPRKAVYGGTLEDISEFFNSGKYQPGEISGKKSEGRKLFTKEEKVLLNKRIPNLADATCGKWLPLHTLVASGEFYLVDSLLKHNVDINVTDKDLHTRKPIGGGREKDGLYYLNSGCPPSTAAAATTTVGDVTHFQWHCRLGHLSLSRLQLLFPSFNSIPRLE from the exons ATGGGAGCTTTCACACTacccaaatcccaaaccccTCAATTCTTCCCTCTAATTCCCAACTCCACATTCCACCTCTCTGTTCCTAATCATCTTTCATGTACTTCTCTCGCCGTCTCAAGGAAACTCTCCTTACACTCTCTCTCAGTCTcagcttctctttcttccttctctccttccaCCCAACAAgcgcaagaagaagatgatgagctcGTTATCGGCGACTGCGTTGTCTTTGAAGAGGGTATCTTCGAAGACCCTTACCTTCAAGACAACTTCAATAGGAATAAACCCAGCAAGAAGAAATCGAAGACAGTAATGGAGGAGAGTTTGGTTCCAGATAAATGGAAGGAATTGCAAGCTGAAATCAACTTGACAAAGAAGGAGAAGCGTAGTATTGCTCAGGAATTAGAATACGGGAGAAATGTCCAGAAGAAGAAGCCTGTGGTCCATTTTAAGGATACGGTGGCGTTCTTGACGTATCGGGAGGCTAAGTTGTCGCAGTTGAACCCCGTGGTTCTTGATAATCCTGCTTATCCTTTGAAAGAGCAggtggatgaaaatgaagataaaGATGTGTCTGAAATGGGTTCCTCTTCAAGTGGCAGAGTGCAACCTAGGAACCCTAGGAAAGCAGTTTATGGAGGTACACTCGAAGACATTTCAGAGTTCTTTAATAGTGGGAAATATCAGCCTGGAGAGATCTCTGGCAAGAAATCTGAAG GTCGTAAGTTGTTCACTAAAGAAGAAAAGGTTCTTCTGAATAAGCGCATACCAAATTTGGCTGATGCAACCTGT GGGAAATGGCTGCCTCTTCACACTCTTGTTGCATCTGGAGAGTTTTACCTGGTGGACTCTTTGCTGAAGCACAATGTTGATATCAATGTCACTGATAAG gatcttcacacgaggaagcctattggtggagggcgtgaaaagGATGGGTTATACTACCTCAATAGCGGCTGTCCCCcttctactgctgctgctgctactacgACTGTTGGGGACGTGACTcatttccaatggcactgtcgtttaggtcatttgtcGCTTTCTAGGttacaacttttatttcctagttttaattCTATTCCTAGGTTAGAGTGA
- the LOC122079723 gene encoding ankyrin repeat domain-containing protein, chloroplastic-like isoform X1: MGAFTLPKSQTPQFFPLIPNSTFHLSVPNHLSCTSLAVSRKLSLHSLSVSASLSSFSPSTQQAQEEDDELVIGDCVVFEEGIFEDPYLQDNFNRNKPSKKKSKTVMEESLVPDKWKELQAEINLTKKEKRSIAQELEYGRNVQKKKPVVHFKDTVAFLTYREAKLSQLNPVVLDNPAYPLKEQVDENEDKDVSEMGSSSSGRVQPRNPRKAVYGGTLEDISEFFNSGKYQPGEISGKKSEGRKLFTKEEKVLLNKRIPNLADATCGKWLPLHTLVASGEFYLVDSLLKHNVDINVTDKDGLTALHRAIICKKQAITNYLLRENANPFVRDEEGATLIHYAVQTASSHSIKILLLYNVDINLPDYDEWTPLHLAIQARRTDIVRLLLIKGADKTLKNRDGLTPLDLCLYSGRDTRTYELIKLLKQLPKLP; this comes from the exons ATGGGAGCTTTCACACTacccaaatcccaaaccccTCAATTCTTCCCTCTAATTCCCAACTCCACATTCCACCTCTCTGTTCCTAATCATCTTTCATGTACTTCTCTCGCCGTCTCAAGGAAACTCTCCTTACACTCTCTCTCAGTCTcagcttctctttcttccttctctccttccaCCCAACAAgcgcaagaagaagatgatgagctcGTTATCGGCGACTGCGTTGTCTTTGAAGAGGGTATCTTCGAAGACCCTTACCTTCAAGACAACTTCAATAGGAATAAACCCAGCAAGAAGAAATCGAAGACAGTAATGGAGGAGAGTTTGGTTCCAGATAAATGGAAGGAATTGCAAGCTGAAATCAACTTGACAAAGAAGGAGAAGCGTAGTATTGCTCAGGAATTAGAATACGGGAGAAATGTCCAGAAGAAGAAGCCTGTGGTCCATTTTAAGGATACGGTGGCGTTCTTGACGTATCGGGAGGCTAAGTTGTCGCAGTTGAACCCCGTGGTTCTTGATAATCCTGCTTATCCTTTGAAAGAGCAggtggatgaaaatgaagataaaGATGTGTCTGAAATGGGTTCCTCTTCAAGTGGCAGAGTGCAACCTAGGAACCCTAGGAAAGCAGTTTATGGAGGTACACTCGAAGACATTTCAGAGTTCTTTAATAGTGGGAAATATCAGCCTGGAGAGATCTCTGGCAAGAAATCTGAAG GTCGTAAGTTGTTCACTAAAGAAGAAAAGGTTCTTCTGAATAAGCGCATACCAAATTTGGCTGATGCAACCTGT GGGAAATGGCTGCCTCTTCACACTCTTGTTGCATCTGGAGAGTTTTACCTGGTGGACTCTTTGCTGAAGCACAATGTTGATATCAATGTCACTGATAAG GATGGCTTGACTGCACTTCATAGAGCCATAATTTGCAAGAAGCAGGCCATTACCAATTATCTGTTGAGAGAAAATGCAAATCCTTTTGTCCGTGATGAA GAAGGGGCCACATTGATTCATTACGCCGTCCAAACTGCATCGAGTCACTCAATTAAAATCCTTCTGTTGTATAATGTTGATATAAACCTTCCAGATTAT GATGAGTGGACACCATTACATCTCGCTATTCAAGCCCGAAGAACAGATATAGTGAGGCTTTTGTTGATTAAAGGAGCTGATAAGACGTTAAAAAACCGG GATGGTTTAACTCCACTTGACCTGTGTCTCTATTCTGGTAGAGACACAAGAACTTATGAGCTCATCAAGTTATTAAAGCAGCTACCGAAGTTGCCATGA
- the LOC122079725 gene encoding uncharacterized protein LOC122079725, producing the protein MAKDKLDYTTSDPPKEFDTGYAQWQKENALILIWLWNSMEPYVAANVMLHSIAKGVWNDLKETYSQEKNMTRIYDIYEKLFQFRQSDKPLSEYYSTFRGMVEELNVFQPLTVDIDKLKAQRNEFFVAKFLAGLNNDLKAVKGHLLAGDTVPTLNDTYSRLQRIPCSTKPDQSTKDNSAFHANRGRGRGGGRGSAGRGSGGQPSDRSAR; encoded by the coding sequence ATGGCGAAGGATAAGCTTGATTACACGACCTCTGATCCTCCCAAAGAATTTGACACTGGTTACGCTCAATGGCAGAAAGAGAATGCATTAATCTTAATTTGGTtatggaatagtatggaaccatATGTGGCTGCTAATGTCATGTTACACTCTATTGCCAAGGGAGTGTGGAATGACTTGAAGGAGACCTACTCTCAGGAGAAGAACATGACCCGTATCTATGATATCTATGAAAAACTGTTTCAATTTCGCCAGTCGGATAAGCCACTTTCCGAATATTATAGTACTTTCAGAggtatggttgaagaactcaatgtcttcCAACCCTTGACCGTTGACATTGATAAATTGAAGGCTCAGCGTAACGAGTTCTTCGTCGCTAAATTCTTGGCTGGTTTGAACAATGacttgaaggcagtgaagggtcaCTTACTTGCAGGGGATACTGTGCCTACTCTGAATGATACCTACTCACGACTGCAGCGAATTCCTTGCTCCACTAAACCTGATCAGTCTACCAAAGACAATTCTGCCTTCCATGCCAACCGTGGACGTGGTCGTGGGGGAGGTCGTGGGTCGGCTGGTCGAGGATCTGGTGGACAACCTTCTGATCGTTCAGCTCGCTAG
- the LOC122079723 gene encoding ankyrin repeat domain-containing protein, chloroplastic-like isoform X2 produces the protein MGAFTLPKSQTPQFFPLIPNSTFHLSVPNHLSCTSLAVSRKLSLHSLSVSASLSSFSPSTQQAQEEDDELVIGDCVVFEEGIFEDPYLQDNFNRNKPSKKKSKTVMEESLVPDKWKELQAEINLTKKEKRSIAQELEYGRNVQKKKPVVHFKDTVAFLTYREAKLSQLNPVVLDNPAYPLKEQVDENEDKDVSEMGSSSSGRVQPRNPRKAVYGGTLEDISEFFNSGKYQPGEISGKKSEGRKLFTKEEKVLLNKRIPNLADATCGKWLPLHTLVASGEFYLVDSLLKHNVDINVTDKEGATLIHYAVQTASSHSIKILLLYNVDINLPDYDEWTPLHLAIQARRTDIVRLLLIKGADKTLKNRDGLTPLDLCLYSGRDTRTYELIKLLKQLPKLP, from the exons ATGGGAGCTTTCACACTacccaaatcccaaaccccTCAATTCTTCCCTCTAATTCCCAACTCCACATTCCACCTCTCTGTTCCTAATCATCTTTCATGTACTTCTCTCGCCGTCTCAAGGAAACTCTCCTTACACTCTCTCTCAGTCTcagcttctctttcttccttctctccttccaCCCAACAAgcgcaagaagaagatgatgagctcGTTATCGGCGACTGCGTTGTCTTTGAAGAGGGTATCTTCGAAGACCCTTACCTTCAAGACAACTTCAATAGGAATAAACCCAGCAAGAAGAAATCGAAGACAGTAATGGAGGAGAGTTTGGTTCCAGATAAATGGAAGGAATTGCAAGCTGAAATCAACTTGACAAAGAAGGAGAAGCGTAGTATTGCTCAGGAATTAGAATACGGGAGAAATGTCCAGAAGAAGAAGCCTGTGGTCCATTTTAAGGATACGGTGGCGTTCTTGACGTATCGGGAGGCTAAGTTGTCGCAGTTGAACCCCGTGGTTCTTGATAATCCTGCTTATCCTTTGAAAGAGCAggtggatgaaaatgaagataaaGATGTGTCTGAAATGGGTTCCTCTTCAAGTGGCAGAGTGCAACCTAGGAACCCTAGGAAAGCAGTTTATGGAGGTACACTCGAAGACATTTCAGAGTTCTTTAATAGTGGGAAATATCAGCCTGGAGAGATCTCTGGCAAGAAATCTGAAG GTCGTAAGTTGTTCACTAAAGAAGAAAAGGTTCTTCTGAATAAGCGCATACCAAATTTGGCTGATGCAACCTGT GGGAAATGGCTGCCTCTTCACACTCTTGTTGCATCTGGAGAGTTTTACCTGGTGGACTCTTTGCTGAAGCACAATGTTGATATCAATGTCACTGATAAG GAAGGGGCCACATTGATTCATTACGCCGTCCAAACTGCATCGAGTCACTCAATTAAAATCCTTCTGTTGTATAATGTTGATATAAACCTTCCAGATTAT GATGAGTGGACACCATTACATCTCGCTATTCAAGCCCGAAGAACAGATATAGTGAGGCTTTTGTTGATTAAAGGAGCTGATAAGACGTTAAAAAACCGG GATGGTTTAACTCCACTTGACCTGTGTCTCTATTCTGGTAGAGACACAAGAACTTATGAGCTCATCAAGTTATTAAAGCAGCTACCGAAGTTGCCATGA